One Diabrotica virgifera virgifera chromosome 3, PGI_DIABVI_V3a genomic window carries:
- the LOC126882603 gene encoding uncharacterized protein LOC126882603, whose translation MDKLLRPDRFHADPNSSRSSQEWMHWKATFENFISSVVDVSEEDKFKLLVNYVSNNIYELISDCRKYSEAKSILEAVFVKPKNEIFSRHILMTKKQQAGENIDQYVQHVKGLSKDCNFLTVSADQNREDYIRDSFISGNLSNDIRQRLLENTSITLQDAILKAQSLESASKHSEAYTTPVQIINAIIINQRAN comes from the coding sequence ATGGATAAGCTACTACGACCAGACAGATTCCATGCAGATCCGAACTCTTCTAGATCTTCTCAAGAATGGATGCATTGGAAAGctacttttgaaaattttatttcctCTGTAGTTGATGTTTCAGAGGAGGATAAATTCAAACTACTAGTAAATTACGTGAGTAATAATATCTATGAACTTATATCTGATTGTAGAAAGTATTCTGAAGCCAAAAGTATTCTCGAAGCAGTTTTTGTTAAACccaaaaatgaaatattttcccGACATATCCTtatgacaaaaaaacaacaagCTGGTGAAAATATAGATCAATATGTTCAACATGTTAAGGGGCTTTCCAAAGACTGTAATTTTCTAACCGTTTCTGCAGACCAAAATAGAGAAGATTATATAAGAGACTCTTTTATTAGTGGGAATCTTTCTAATGACATAAGACAACGTTTACTAGAAAACACTAGTATTACTCTACAAGATGCCATACTGAAAGCCCAGTCTCTGGAGTCAGCTTCAAAACACTCTGAGGCTTATACAACTCCTGTACAAATTATTAATGCAATTATTATTAACCAGAGAGCAAACTAA